A single genomic interval of Terriglobus albidus harbors:
- a CDS encoding DUF2891 family protein: protein MAVGWKSLSLVITLGSAVAAAQHRSVDASKLAAYGKSLPKVTVPTFGLEQATYLAAWPLSCVDHPQAAPEGAQYLWLYGERPKLPVDYDKTRAFYGCYDWHSAVNSTWMMVALSKDYPDLPLRRLMQEKLTEHLGEKNIAGELEFFKTAKNFEKPYGYAWLLKLHAELSTWNDPEAAKLTANIKPLQEFFSTKLVDYYDHLPVASRAGVHPNTAMSMVLVLDALSAVPNDALKAAVVRNANRLFVTDRDCPTAFEPGGTEFLSPCLAEAQLMSRILPREQFPQWLADFLPPLESPQFQTLAKSVDVSRITDKEEFAGKSHLIGLAFDRAYAMTEIADALPAKDARITLLQQLAAINAAGGLKGLPDAGYLGSHWLGTYAVLYLRTARHAPPQPSGPANALPPVDSTKPVNGDRSR, encoded by the coding sequence ATGGCAGTTGGATGGAAGTCGTTGTCATTGGTTATCACGCTGGGCTCGGCTGTCGCCGCGGCCCAGCATCGTTCTGTGGATGCGTCGAAACTTGCTGCCTACGGCAAGTCATTGCCAAAGGTGACGGTTCCCACCTTCGGGCTTGAACAGGCCACTTATCTGGCGGCTTGGCCGCTCTCCTGTGTCGATCATCCGCAGGCAGCGCCGGAAGGCGCACAGTACCTGTGGCTTTACGGAGAACGCCCGAAGCTCCCGGTCGATTACGACAAAACCCGCGCGTTTTATGGCTGTTATGATTGGCACTCCGCCGTGAACAGCACCTGGATGATGGTCGCGCTGTCCAAGGATTACCCCGATCTTCCGCTACGCCGCCTCATGCAGGAGAAGCTCACCGAGCATCTAGGAGAAAAGAACATCGCCGGCGAGCTGGAATTCTTCAAGACAGCGAAGAACTTCGAGAAGCCCTACGGCTACGCCTGGCTTCTGAAGCTGCACGCCGAGCTCAGCACATGGAACGATCCTGAAGCGGCGAAGCTCACGGCGAACATCAAGCCGCTGCAGGAGTTTTTCTCTACCAAGCTGGTCGACTACTACGATCATCTTCCAGTCGCCTCGCGCGCCGGTGTGCATCCGAATACTGCGATGTCCATGGTTCTGGTGCTCGATGCGCTGAGCGCTGTACCCAATGACGCGTTGAAAGCGGCTGTGGTGCGCAACGCCAACCGCCTCTTCGTTACTGATCGTGACTGCCCCACAGCCTTTGAGCCCGGCGGCACCGAGTTTCTCTCGCCCTGCCTGGCAGAGGCGCAACTGATGAGCCGCATCCTCCCGCGGGAACAGTTTCCGCAGTGGCTGGCCGATTTCCTTCCGCCCCTGGAGTCACCGCAGTTCCAGACGCTGGCAAAGAGTGTCGATGTCTCCAGAATCACAGATAAGGAAGAGTTTGCCGGCAAGTCGCACCTCATCGGTCTTGCCTTCGATCGTGCCTACGCCATGACCGAGATTGCTGATGCACTTCCAGCGAAAGACGCGCGCATCACACTGCTGCAGCAGCTTGCGGCCATTAACGCTGCCGGCGGCTTGAAAGGCCTTCCCGATGCCGGCTATCTGGGTTCACACTGGCTGGGTACTTATGCCGTGTTGTATCTGCGCACGGCACGTCATGCTCCGCCCCAGCCTTCGGGGCCCGCAAACGCTCTTCCTCCCGT
- a CDS encoding TonB-dependent receptor: MRPLSGTKVFSCLLLLSSAAMLAAQSTLGDIAGTVHDATGADIANASVTLVNTDSGIKSSQTSSGDGSYRFQQVAPGHYRLEITAAGFSKTGISNLTVNLDAHLTQDVTLSVGSTGEVVEVNGYSPQINTESNSVGGVVTQDEIDKLPVNTRQYLNLALLVPGTSQDASRSFYNNVQIGGGSGYYTNGFVIDGVSNVFAEMGEPRQNFPQGGVQEFKVNITQYPAEYGLSMGGLISVVTKSGTNAFHGEAFELWRNKAINAPKFNQTVNPEFNRNQFGGDIGGPILKDRTHFYLAFERTQTSEVYTVAANPSYYSANNGAFSKPSHDQMFTARVDHKLTDKQALFARYAQEWNLLSYQGCGGATVRNCYNGEIPRQSLVVGHTYTLSPRLLNDLRFQYAYASYQLGPPNAPIPTNPGSYSQQVLNSLQTAYTFPGFSYGFGYADTGVERRFQLLDSVSYVLGKHTFKAGFDVSYIPFTDGAASNYNGTWTFGTDQVFDPNNASTIAALKNPTSYTQTIPFISTKIPTAPLGLYGEDEWKVSRNLTVNLGLRWERQFGSFNERLNYTTAQSQIPFINNNKARGDSNNFAPRIGLVWDITGKSRDVIRAGYGIYYNNIQTLQNFSEARNLVSCSISIVSPSYPNPFGAGKTAADYCSTNKPTVTFMAPNFQNPYAQQYSAGYSRQISNNLSVNLDGLYSYSLHDYRTIDLNYPTSGTTRPATGWNIIYMRAPIAASKYKALFVRVDKRLSRRHMYTVSYTLQSTRDNNPQATATNPLNLGLDWGPGNADRRHALVASFGYQLPWGIVSSGILTLRSATPFSAYAATVNADSITQYVPGTTRNQVNRDVDFSLINTYRASRGLAAVDPSTVQNSAYKSFDLRLLKNFRIHDRFSLEVYGQAFNLFGANNYLYNSITTSAASATFGRATDSGNRQQGELAARFTF, encoded by the coding sequence GGTGCATGATGCGACTGGAGCAGACATTGCCAATGCCTCCGTCACCCTGGTCAACACCGACTCCGGCATCAAGTCCAGCCAGACCAGCAGCGGCGATGGCAGCTACCGCTTCCAGCAGGTGGCGCCCGGTCACTACCGGCTTGAGATTACGGCAGCGGGTTTCAGCAAGACGGGTATCAGCAATCTGACTGTTAACCTCGATGCTCACCTCACGCAGGATGTGACACTGAGCGTGGGGAGCACCGGCGAAGTCGTGGAGGTCAACGGCTACTCTCCGCAGATCAATACCGAGAGCAACAGTGTTGGCGGAGTGGTGACGCAGGACGAGATCGACAAGCTTCCGGTCAACACGCGGCAATACCTGAATCTCGCGCTTCTTGTTCCCGGCACCAGTCAGGATGCATCGCGTTCTTTCTATAACAACGTGCAGATCGGTGGCGGTTCGGGCTACTACACCAATGGCTTTGTCATCGATGGCGTTTCCAATGTCTTCGCCGAGATGGGCGAGCCTCGCCAGAACTTCCCTCAAGGCGGCGTGCAGGAGTTCAAGGTCAACATCACGCAGTACCCGGCCGAGTACGGTCTCTCGATGGGTGGCCTCATCTCCGTCGTTACCAAGAGCGGGACCAATGCCTTTCACGGTGAGGCCTTCGAGCTGTGGCGCAACAAGGCGATCAACGCGCCGAAGTTCAATCAGACTGTCAATCCGGAGTTCAATCGTAATCAGTTTGGGGGGGATATCGGCGGTCCTATCCTGAAAGACCGTACGCACTTCTATCTGGCCTTTGAGCGCACGCAGACCTCTGAGGTCTACACCGTCGCCGCCAACCCTTCTTATTACAGCGCCAACAACGGAGCATTCTCCAAGCCCAGCCATGACCAGATGTTTACGGCGCGTGTCGACCATAAGCTGACTGACAAGCAGGCACTCTTTGCGCGCTACGCCCAGGAGTGGAACCTGCTCAGCTATCAGGGTTGCGGTGGCGCCACGGTCCGTAATTGTTACAACGGCGAGATTCCACGCCAGTCGCTCGTCGTCGGCCATACCTATACACTCTCGCCGCGGCTGTTGAACGATCTTCGTTTCCAGTACGCGTACGCCTCCTACCAGCTCGGCCCGCCGAACGCTCCTATCCCAACCAACCCTGGCAGTTACTCACAGCAGGTGCTCAACAGCCTACAGACGGCGTACACCTTCCCCGGCTTCAGCTATGGCTTCGGCTATGCCGACACCGGTGTGGAGCGCCGCTTCCAGCTTCTTGACAGCGTCTCTTACGTTCTCGGTAAGCACACGTTCAAGGCGGGTTTTGATGTCAGCTACATTCCGTTCACGGACGGTGCGGCCAGCAACTACAACGGTACCTGGACCTTCGGCACGGACCAGGTCTTTGATCCCAACAACGCATCCACCATCGCCGCGCTGAAGAACCCCACCTCGTACACGCAGACAATTCCGTTCATCTCGACGAAGATACCCACCGCGCCGCTCGGTCTTTATGGCGAAGACGAGTGGAAGGTTTCGCGCAACCTCACTGTCAATCTAGGCCTCCGCTGGGAGCGCCAGTTCGGATCGTTCAATGAGCGGCTGAACTATACGACGGCGCAGTCGCAGATTCCGTTCATCAACAACAACAAGGCTCGCGGCGACAGCAACAACTTCGCTCCGCGTATCGGCCTGGTGTGGGATATCACCGGCAAGTCGCGGGATGTGATCCGCGCCGGCTACGGCATCTACTACAACAACATTCAGACGCTGCAGAACTTCTCGGAGGCTCGCAACCTGGTGAGCTGCAGCATCTCTATCGTCAGCCCTTCCTATCCAAATCCCTTCGGCGCGGGTAAGACGGCGGCGGACTACTGCTCGACGAACAAGCCTACGGTGACCTTCATGGCGCCGAACTTCCAGAACCCTTACGCGCAGCAGTACTCGGCCGGTTACTCGCGGCAGATCTCCAACAATCTCTCGGTCAACCTCGATGGTCTGTACAGCTACAGCTTGCACGACTACCGCACCATCGACCTGAACTACCCCACCAGCGGCACCACCCGCCCGGCGACGGGATGGAACATCATTTATATGCGCGCGCCGATCGCGGCCTCGAAGTACAAGGCGCTCTTTGTCCGCGTCGACAAGCGGCTGTCGCGCCGCCACATGTACACGGTTTCCTACACGCTGCAGAGCACGCGTGATAACAACCCGCAGGCGACGGCTACCAACCCGCTGAATCTGGGGCTCGACTGGGGCCCTGGCAATGCCGACCGCCGCCACGCTCTGGTAGCCAGCTTTGGATATCAGCTTCCCTGGGGCATCGTGAGCAGCGGCATTCTTACGCTTCGCTCGGCCACGCCGTTCAGCGCCTATGCGGCGACGGTGAACGCTGACTCGATCACCCAGTATGTTCCCGGAACTACTCGCAATCAGGTTAACCGCGATGTGGACTTCTCACTGATTAACACGTACCGTGCGTCCCGCGGTCTGGCGGCAGTCGATCCATCCACAGTCCAGAACAGTGCATACAAGTCTTTCGATCTGCGGCTGCTGAAGAACTTCCGCATCCACGACCGCTTCAGCCTCGAGGTCTATGGCCAGGCCTTCAACCTCTTCGGCGCCAATAACTACCTCTACAACAGCATTACAACCTCGGCGGCATCGGCCACCTTTGGCCGCGCTACTGACTCAGGCAATCGTCAACAGGGTGAGCTGGCGGCCCGCTTCACCTTCTAA